In Nonomuraea sp. NBC_00507, the following are encoded in one genomic region:
- a CDS encoding cyclase family protein, whose translation MIDRTDPEGAIAEAAKAYSNWGRWGADDVLGTLNFLDEGKRREGAALVQRGVSFSLAQRFDMNGPQKGWRRRTNPVHTMLDTGTDAALGNQGFPHGIGGADDVISMPLQCSTQWDGLGHIFDHGKAWNGRPAERVVTSDGDLVTGIEHMAPHVAGRGVLLDVGRVFGTAGELPDGFAVTEEHLIATAEAHGMTVGRGDIVVVRTGQLTRARHDGWGDYAGGPAPGLSFTAAGWLHRTEIAAIATDTWGFEVRPNEFDVAFQPLHQVAIPNMGLLIGEMWDPDALAADCAADGVYEFWLTAAPLPITGAVGSPVNPIAVK comes from the coding sequence ATGATCGACCGCACCGACCCCGAGGGCGCGATCGCCGAAGCGGCGAAGGCGTACTCCAACTGGGGCCGCTGGGGTGCTGACGACGTCCTCGGCACCCTGAACTTCCTGGACGAGGGCAAACGCCGTGAGGGGGCCGCGCTCGTCCAGCGGGGCGTGAGCTTCTCGCTGGCACAGCGGTTCGACATGAACGGTCCCCAGAAGGGCTGGCGGCGCCGTACCAACCCCGTCCATACCATGCTGGACACGGGCACGGACGCGGCCTTGGGCAACCAGGGCTTCCCGCACGGCATCGGCGGCGCCGACGATGTGATCTCCATGCCGCTGCAGTGCTCCACCCAGTGGGACGGGCTGGGCCACATCTTCGACCACGGCAAGGCCTGGAACGGCCGCCCTGCCGAGCGGGTCGTCACCTCCGACGGCGACCTGGTCACCGGCATCGAGCACATGGCTCCGCACGTCGCAGGGCGGGGCGTGCTCCTCGACGTCGGGCGGGTCTTCGGGACGGCCGGGGAGCTCCCGGACGGCTTCGCCGTCACCGAGGAACATCTGATCGCGACCGCCGAGGCGCACGGGATGACGGTCGGCCGGGGCGACATCGTCGTCGTCCGGACCGGGCAGCTCACCCGGGCCCGCCACGACGGCTGGGGGGACTACGCCGGCGGGCCCGCGCCCGGGCTGTCCTTCACCGCCGCGGGCTGGCTGCATCGCACCGAGATCGCCGCGATCGCCACCGACACCTGGGGCTTCGAGGTGCGGCCCAACGAGTTCGACGTCGCCTTCCAGCCGCTGCACCAAGTCGCCATTCCCAACATGGGCCTGCTGATCGGGGAGATGTGGGACCCCGACGCCCTGGCTGCGGACTGCGCCGCGGACGGCGTCTATGAGTTCTGGCTCACGGCGGCGCCCCTGCCCATCACTGGAGCCGTCGGCTCTCCCGTCAACCCGATCGCCGTCAAGTAA
- a CDS encoding fumarylacetoacetate hydrolase family protein, whose protein sequence is MKPPDMPIFSAPFGLGTFSQADAADPGAFPGLVTPDGHVLDLRAALGDPAMTVRTMLERCGGRLSSLRRYAEARDGARRPLDELRVHAPVEPRQLFQSGANYRQHVIDLELAHRGPDDPRSEAEARAEIAAVMDRRAAEDLPYVFTGLPSAITGPYDDVVLPAWAGKPDWELELAVLIGRPAYRVPQAQALDHVAGYTIANDLTDRSTVFRRDMPAIGTDWLRCKNAPGFTPLGPFIVPAEFVANPSDLQVTLKLNGEVMQDESTKDMIFGVARLVSYISQTARLLPGDLVLTGSPAGNGLHWGRLLRDGDVMEGTITGLGAQRTRCVAENAS, encoded by the coding sequence GTGAAACCCCCTGACATGCCGATCTTCTCCGCCCCCTTCGGGCTCGGCACCTTTTCCCAGGCCGACGCCGCCGATCCAGGCGCCTTCCCTGGCTTGGTGACACCGGACGGGCACGTGCTCGACCTGCGTGCCGCCCTGGGCGATCCGGCCATGACGGTCCGCACGATGCTGGAGAGATGCGGTGGGCGGCTGTCGTCCCTTCGCCGGTACGCCGAAGCCCGCGACGGCGCCCGGCGGCCGCTGGACGAGCTGCGGGTGCACGCCCCGGTCGAGCCCCGGCAGCTCTTCCAGTCCGGCGCCAACTACCGGCAGCACGTGATCGACCTCGAGCTCGCCCACCGCGGGCCGGACGACCCGCGCAGCGAGGCCGAAGCCCGTGCCGAGATCGCCGCGGTCATGGACCGGCGGGCGGCGGAGGATCTGCCGTACGTCTTCACCGGGTTGCCCTCCGCGATCACCGGCCCGTACGACGACGTGGTCCTGCCGGCCTGGGCCGGGAAGCCCGACTGGGAGCTGGAGCTGGCCGTGTTGATCGGCCGGCCCGCCTACCGGGTGCCGCAGGCACAGGCCCTTGACCACGTCGCCGGCTACACCATCGCCAATGACCTGACCGACCGGTCCACCGTCTTCCGGCGCGATATGCCGGCCATCGGCACCGACTGGCTGCGCTGCAAGAACGCCCCCGGGTTCACACCGCTGGGCCCGTTCATCGTGCCGGCGGAGTTCGTCGCGAACCCCAGTGATCTGCAGGTGACGCTGAAGCTCAACGGTGAGGTGATGCAGGACGAGTCCACCAAGGACATGATCTTCGGCGTGGCGCGGCTGGTGTCGTACATTTCGCAGACCGCCCGGCTCCTGCCCGGCGACCTGGTCCTGACCGGCAGCCCGGCAGGCAACGGCCTGCACTGGGGGCGGCTGCTGCGCGACGGCGACGTCATGGAGGGGACCATCACCGGCCTCGGGGCTCAGCGCACCCGATGCGTCGCGGAGAACGCGTCATGA
- a CDS encoding LysR family transcriptional regulator translates to MNLSGLDLNLVLSLRALLEERNVTRAGQRIGLSQPAMSAALARLRRHFDDELLSRVGGQYELTALGHALLDRTATACDLLERVFSSRADFVPDKEEREFTLLASDYAVAVFGAELVRTVHAEAPGVRLHFRRLPTDVTEDTATLLSTADGLLLPHGVISGFPTVELYADRWAFLVAETNDAVGDRLTMDDMAQLPWVIYQRTYDAPAARQLSMLGIEPRVQVSVDSFQTLPYLVAGTRRIALIQRRLAGLLSGVAAVRVMEPPYEAVPVQMALWWHPGHTHDAAHIWLRETAARVGAELTASKGGQRSGGRRHPGQG, encoded by the coding sequence GTGAATCTGTCCGGTCTCGACCTCAACCTCGTTCTGTCCCTGCGCGCATTGCTGGAGGAGCGCAACGTCACGCGCGCCGGCCAGCGCATCGGGCTGAGCCAGCCCGCGATGAGCGCGGCTCTGGCCCGCCTGCGCCGCCACTTCGACGACGAGCTGCTGTCCCGCGTCGGCGGCCAGTATGAGCTGACCGCCCTCGGCCACGCCCTGCTCGACCGCACCGCCACCGCCTGTGACCTGCTGGAACGGGTCTTCAGCAGCCGGGCCGACTTCGTCCCGGACAAGGAGGAACGCGAGTTCACGCTGCTCGCCTCCGACTACGCCGTCGCCGTGTTCGGCGCCGAGCTCGTCCGCACCGTGCACGCCGAAGCCCCGGGGGTACGGCTGCACTTCCGCCGGCTCCCGACCGATGTCACCGAGGACACCGCGACACTGCTCAGCACGGCCGACGGCCTGCTGTTGCCGCACGGCGTCATCAGCGGCTTCCCCACCGTCGAGCTGTACGCCGACCGCTGGGCCTTCCTGGTCGCCGAGACCAATGACGCGGTCGGCGACCGGCTGACCATGGACGACATGGCACAGCTGCCCTGGGTCATCTACCAGCGCACCTACGACGCTCCGGCCGCCCGGCAGCTGAGCATGCTCGGCATCGAACCCCGCGTGCAGGTCTCCGTCGACAGCTTCCAGACTCTGCCCTACCTGGTCGCGGGCACTCGCCGGATCGCCCTGATACAACGGCGGCTGGCCGGGCTGTTGAGCGGGGTGGCCGCCGTACGTGTCATGGAGCCTCCTTATGAGGCCGTCCCCGTGCAGATGGCGCTGTGGTGGCACCCGGGCCACACCCACGACGCGGCCCACATCTGGCTGCGGGAGACCGCCGCCCGGGTTGGCGCCGAGCTGACGGCAAGCAAGGGGGGCCAGAGGAGTGGGGGTCGGCGGCATCCAGGACAAGGATGA
- a CDS encoding MFS transporter — protein sequence MPSPVPPSPSPPTAEDPSEQLVSGAGHRLRITLLMAGSCLPILGAVLIAPVLPQMQDHFAAVPGAEALVPMALTIPALFLALLAPFAGVIVDRLGRKRLLVTATVLYALVGTAPLWLDSLGAIVASRALVGVVEAAIMTCCTTLIGDYYTGRQRDRYLALQTMCASISATAFFVLGGAAGAAGWRAPFWAYAVSLLLAPAMAAFLPTPRPATIARKHATTDAASATDAAGVADAPEPAKRPFPWRPLAGICALTVFGSVVFYTLMVHMSYLLDDIGVTDPGMIGLATAIASAATVAGAVTFTKLGRTPDVWLPAVFAVCALGFAVIWFAPNAAVLIIGAVINCFGGGVMLPSLLTLAMSKLEYADRGRGTGLWTATFFIGQFVCPLVVLALASAAGSRADAVGLLALATSVLAAGLGLFGSRRRVVDAPQPQNQMAG from the coding sequence ATGCCTTCACCCGTGCCCCCGTCCCCTTCCCCGCCCACGGCCGAAGACCCGTCCGAGCAGCTCGTGTCCGGCGCTGGGCACCGGCTTCGGATCACGCTGCTGATGGCCGGCAGCTGCCTGCCCATCCTGGGCGCGGTGCTCATCGCCCCGGTCCTCCCGCAGATGCAGGACCACTTCGCCGCCGTGCCCGGCGCCGAGGCGTTGGTCCCCATGGCTCTGACGATCCCCGCCCTGTTCCTGGCGCTGCTCGCGCCCTTCGCCGGCGTCATCGTCGACCGGCTCGGCCGCAAGCGCCTGCTCGTCACCGCCACCGTGCTGTACGCCCTCGTCGGCACCGCACCGCTGTGGCTGGACTCCCTCGGCGCGATCGTCGCCAGCCGCGCCCTCGTCGGCGTCGTCGAGGCCGCCATCATGACCTGCTGCACCACGTTGATCGGCGACTACTACACCGGCCGGCAACGCGACCGCTACCTCGCCCTCCAGACGATGTGCGCCTCGATCTCGGCGACGGCATTCTTCGTGCTGGGGGGCGCGGCGGGAGCGGCCGGCTGGCGCGCGCCGTTCTGGGCCTATGCCGTGAGCCTGCTGCTCGCCCCCGCCATGGCCGCCTTCCTCCCCACGCCCCGCCCGGCCACCATCGCTAGGAAGCATGCGACCACCGACGCCGCGTCCGCCACGGATGCGGCCGGCGTCGCCGACGCGCCGGAGCCGGCCAAGCGCCCCTTCCCCTGGCGACCGCTGGCTGGGATATGTGCGCTGACCGTCTTCGGCAGCGTCGTCTTCTACACCCTCATGGTGCACATGTCTTATCTCCTGGACGACATCGGCGTGACCGACCCCGGCATGATCGGCCTGGCAACCGCCATCGCCAGCGCTGCGACAGTGGCCGGCGCCGTCACCTTCACCAAGCTGGGTCGCACCCCGGACGTCTGGTTGCCCGCCGTCTTCGCCGTGTGCGCCCTCGGCTTCGCGGTGATCTGGTTCGCCCCCAACGCCGCCGTGCTGATCATCGGCGCCGTGATCAACTGCTTCGGCGGCGGCGTCATGCTGCCGAGCCTGCTCACCCTCGCCATGTCCAAGCTCGAGTACGCCGACCGCGGTCGCGGCACCGGCTTGTGGACGGCCACCTTCTTCATCGGCCAGTTCGTCTGCCCGCTCGTGGTGCTCGCGCTCGCATCCGCCGCCGGGAGCCGGGCCGACGCCGTCGGCCTGCTCGCACTCGCCACGTCGGTCCTCGCCGCCGGACTCGGCCTTTTCGGCTCGCGACGCCGCGTGGTCGACGCCCCACAACCGCAAAATCAGATGGCAGGCTGA
- a CDS encoding TolB family protein: protein MNATAAIQITSSGVHVSDSALYELYVMNANGTEQTRLTNNPASDNDPAWSPDGTKIAFTRVQGGNAEIYAMNANGTDQTNLTNNNALDIRPDWQAIAVTAPTIKSRVPQTHGHAQSRSHSQSRSHNLKQSQSHGQNQGQNQGQSQKIHIKCQDRNGGRCRVPVG from the coding sequence GTGAATGCGACAGCGGCTATCCAGATAACGTCGTCCGGAGTGCATGTTTCGGACAGCGCGCTGTACGAGCTCTACGTGATGAACGCCAACGGCACCGAGCAGACCCGCCTCACCAACAACCCCGCGTCCGACAACGACCCGGCGTGGTCTCCCGACGGCACCAAGATCGCCTTCACCAGAGTCCAGGGCGGCAACGCCGAGATCTACGCGATGAACGCCAACGGCACCGACCAGACCAACCTCACCAACAACAACGCGCTCGACATCCGGCCCGACTGGCAGGCCATCGCCGTTACCGCCCCCACGATCAAGAGTCGCGTGCCCCAGACTCACGGCCACGCCCAGAGCCGCAGTCACAGCCAGAGCCGGAGCCACAACCTGAAGCAGAGCCAGAGCCACGGCCAAAATCAGGGCCAAAATCAGGGCCAGAGCCAGAAGATCCATATCAAATGCCAGGATCGCAACGGAGGCCGCTGCCGAGTCCCGGTTGGGTAA